One window from the genome of Cyclobacterium amurskyense encodes:
- a CDS encoding RNA polymerase sigma factor: MLRNHTDNNLLISLKQGDMAAFNELYFRYSKRLMAFSFTFFADQQLAEEAVQEIFVRVWERRKKLDETKSFKSYLFQAVKFYMYNYIRDRKKDCSLDVLSDDNVIGARNQEDDFTYNEMEGMVMELIEKLPKVQKEVFKLNKLKGMNSEQIAHHMKLSKRTIEHHIYLASKSLKKNLLENPTLSLLIFANISF, encoded by the coding sequence ATGCTGAGGAATCATACAGACAATAATTTGCTAATTTCCCTTAAACAAGGGGACATGGCTGCATTTAATGAATTGTATTTTCGGTATTCCAAGAGGTTAATGGCTTTTTCATTCACTTTTTTTGCAGATCAACAATTGGCTGAGGAGGCGGTACAGGAGATTTTTGTAAGGGTTTGGGAACGCAGGAAAAAACTAGATGAAACAAAATCATTTAAAAGCTATCTTTTTCAAGCCGTAAAATTCTATATGTATAATTATATACGAGATAGAAAAAAGGATTGTAGCCTTGATGTTTTATCTGATGATAATGTGATAGGTGCAAGAAATCAAGAAGATGACTTTACCTATAATGAAATGGAAGGCATGGTGATGGAGCTAATAGAAAAGCTTCCTAAAGTGCAGAAAGAAGTATTTAAATTGAATAAATTGAAAGGGATGAACAGTGAGCAAATCGCTCACCATATGAAGTTGTCAAAAAGGACCATTGAGCATCATATTTATCTGGCTTCAAAATCATTGAAAAAAAACCTTCTCGAGAACCCCACCCTAAGTTTATTGATTTTCGCCAATATTTCCTTTTGA